A single Lolium perenne isolate Kyuss_39 chromosome 6, Kyuss_2.0, whole genome shotgun sequence DNA region contains:
- the LOC127306821 gene encoding deSI-like protein At4g17486 — translation MDAQNDGTGTPVLLNVYDLTPVNDYLYWLGFGVFHSGIEVHGMEYGFGAHDFSSSGVFEVESKCCPGFVYRKTVWLGTTDMSREEFRSFIEKLAGKYHGNTYHLISKNCNHFTDDVCKNLTGKPIPGWVNRLARVGSVFDCLLPESVQVSPVGRVPTLRPIIDDDSGSVSSSDSDEGDEDKHLLPAPSTDLNPVDVPLKLAKDLL, via the exons atGGACGCCCAGAACGACGGCACGGGGACGCCGGTGCTGCTCAACGTGTACGACCTCACGCCCGTCAACGATTACCTCTACTGGCTCGGCTTCGGGGTCTTCCACTCCGGAATCGAAG TTCATGGCATGGAATATGGATTTGGGGCCCATGATTTCTCTTCCAGTGGTGTATTTGAGGTGGAATCAAAATGTTGCCCTGGCTTTGTCTATAGAAAGACGGTGTGGCTAGGCACAACTGACATGTCTCGGGAAGAGTTCCGCTCGTTCATTGAAAAACTAGCAGGGAAGTATCATGGAAACACATACCATTTGATTTCAAAGAACTGCAATCATTTCACAGATGATGTCTGTAAGAACTTGACTGGAAAACCCATCCCTGGCTGGGTGAATCGGCTGGCCAGAGTAG GTTCGGTTTTTGACTGTCTGCTGCCAGAAAGTGTCCAGGTTTCTCCTGTTGGACGTGTCCCAACCCTTCGTCCAATTATTG ATGATGATTCGGGTTCAGTATCTTCTTCGGACAGCGATGAGGGTGATGAGGACAAGCACCTGTTGCCGGCACCATCCACTGACTTGAATCCTGTAGATGTGCCGTTAAAGCTAGCGAAAGATCTTCTTTGA
- the LOC127306820 gene encoding lipid droplet phospholipase 1, whose product MGDLGGGDGREPAGETAPAQADHLVVMVHGIVGSTADWKFGAEQFDTLLQDKVVVHCSNRNMHKLTLDGIDVMGERLAQEVIEEINKRPQIKKISFVAHSVGGLVARYAIGRLYRLPRQALENAPQSLCDNNSGDIYGLEAVNFITVASPHLGSRGNKQVPFLFGVTAIEKIACCVIHFIFRRTGKHLFLTDNDDGKPPLLQRMVDDCGDLQFISALQTFKRRVAYSNVGYDHIVGWRTSSIRGCSELPKWVDSTSKIYPHIVYEELTKAEIIGQCADIAVVDKDNCTLEELLLRGLKHVSWEKVDVSFHNSKVRSAAHSVIQVKDPVMHSEGADVIKHIIDHFIV is encoded by the exons ATGGGCGACCTTGGAGGCGGAGACGGCCGGGAGCCCGCCGGGGAGACGGCGCCGGCGCAGGCCGACCACCTGGTGGTCATGGTGCACGGAATCGTCGGGAG CACGGCGGATTGGAAGTTTGGAGCTGAGCAATTCGATACGTTGCTACAAGACAAAGtcgtagttcatt GTAGTAACCGCAACATGCACAAACTAACTTTAGATGGCATTGATGTGATGGGAGAACGGTTGGCACAAGAG GTTATTGAAGAAATTAACAAAAGACCACAGATAAAAAAGATATCTTTTGTTGCGCATTCTGTTGGGGGATTGGTCGCAAGATATGCTATTGGGAGACTTTATAGACTACCTAGACAAGCACTGGAAAATGCTCCTCAAAGTTTGTGCGATAACAACAGCGGTGATATATATGGGCTTGAGGCGGTCAACTTCATAACTGTTGCATCACCACATCTTGGTTCTAGAGGAAACAAGCAG GTTCCTTTCCTTTTTGGAGTTACCGCTATAGAAAAAATTGCTTGTTGCGTCATTCACTTCATATTCAGAAGGACTGGCAAGCACCTATTTTTGACTGATAATGATGATGGAAAGCCTCCGTTGTTGCAACGTATGGTGGATGATTGTGGGGACCTACAGTTCAT ATCTGCTTTGCAAACATTCAAGCGAAGAGTTGCATACTCCAATGTTGGCTATGATC ATATTGTTGGCTGGAGGACCTCATCAATCAGGGGGTGCTCCGAACTACCCAAG TGGGTTGATTCAACAAGCAAAATCTACCCACATATTGTATATGAGGAACTAACAAAAGCAGAAATTATTGGTCAATGTGCTGATATTGCTGTTGTGGATAAGGACAACTGCACTCTAGAAG AACTGCTTCTGAGAGGACTTAAGCATGTGTCATGGGAAAAGGTGGATGTCAGCTTCCACAATAGCAAAGTAAGATCTGCGGCACACAGTGTAATTCAG GTAAAAGATCCTGTCATGCATAGTGAAGGAGCCGACGTCATAAAGCATATTATCGACCATTTCATTGTCTAG